Proteins encoded together in one Lathyrus oleraceus cultivar Zhongwan6 chromosome 5, CAAS_Psat_ZW6_1.0, whole genome shotgun sequence window:
- the LOC127078984 gene encoding uncharacterized protein LOC127078984, producing the protein MDIGRRNTRKYNFRCPDLMELRKLTSYMDDPKSFRDRYGRLLSIVSIDVEDDLLCTLVQFYDPVYQCFTFPDYQLLPTMEEYTDLLGVLVCDRVPYSGVEGIMESQVIVEAIHLRKSNVDANLTVKGGIRRLTLIFLIEKAFSFANAGSMMTFETILALLIYGLVLFPKIDNFVDVNAMRIFLIKNLSHIFIENKNCLRWSQRLMSLTNDNITWYSSVYDNVEIIDSSGELSNVPLLGTQGGINYNMALARRQLGKGKGELGWNSCKTLDPYTSWVKKREKEFKMPYAYERAMSLVMVKPPTIKGIEELHEDLDRMKQERDDWEDKFHTSHLEKVELHKKLKEKDDLIELLEKHVVKR; encoded by the exons ATGGATATTGGAAGAAGGAATACTCGGAAATACAATTTTAGATGTCCTGATCTTATGGAActaaggaagctaacatcttaTATGGATGATCCTAAGAGTTTCAGAGACCGTTATGGAAGACTTCTATCTATTGTATctattgatgttgaggatgacCTTCTTTGTACTTTggttcaattctatgatcctGTTTACCAgtgcttcactttccctgattatcagttgttgcctaccatggaggagtatACTGATCTTTTGGGTGTGCTAGTTTGTGATAGAGTTCCTTATAGTGGAGTGGAAGGAATCATGGAATCCCAAGTTATTGTTGAAGCCATTCACCTTAGGAAGTCTAACGTAGATGCCAATCTCACTGTCAAAGGAGGTATCAGAAGGTTGACTTTAATTTTTTTGATTGAGAAAGCCTTTTCTTTTGCTAACGCTGGTAGCATGATGACATTTGAGACTATTCTCgccttactcatctatggtttggtcttgtttcccAAAATTGATaactttgttgatgttaatgctatgaGGATCTTCTTGATTAAGAATCTG TCTCATATCTTCATAGAAAACAAGAATTGCTTAAGATGGTcccaaagacttatgtctctcactaatgataaCATAACTTGGTATTCTTCTGTTTATGATAATGTTGAGATTATTGATAGTAGTGGGGAGttatctaatgtgcctcttcttggtacacaaggaggaatcaactacaataTGGCTTTGGCGagacgtcaacttgg gaaaggaaaagGTGAGCTTGGATGGAATAGTTGTAAAACTTTGGAtccttacactagttgggtgaagaagagagaaAAGGAATTCAAGATGCCATACGCTTATGAAAGAGCTATGTCCCTAGTAATGGTTAAACCGCCCACTATTAAAGGCATAGAGGAGTTGCACGAGGATTTGGataggatgaagcaagagagggatgATTGGGAAGACAAATTTCATACCTCACACCTTGAGAAAGTAGAATTGCATAAGAAACTAAAAGAGAAGGATGACTTGATAGAATTGCTTGAGAAACATGTTGTGAAGAGATGA